The Mycolicibacterium aurum genome segment GGGAGCTTCGGCCGGTTGTAGGAGCCCTGCGCCATGACCACGAAACGGGCCCGGATGTCGTCGCCTCGGTCCGTGGTGATCTGCCAGCGACTCGACGCGTCGTCCCAACGCAGTTCACGCACCTGGGTCGAGAACAGCGCACCGTCGTAGAGGCCGAAGTGCTTGCCGATGTTGCGGCAGTGGGCGAAGATCTCGGCGCCGTCGGCGAACTTCTTCGACGGCATGAAGTCGAGCTCTTCCAGCAGCGGGATGTAGCAGTACGCGTCGTTGTCGCACTGGATTCCGGGGAACCGGTTCCAGTACCACACCCCGCCGAAGTCTCCGGCCATCTCGATGACGCGGATCCCGGTGACGCCGGCCTTCTTCAGGTACGCGCCGGCCAGCAGTCCGGCGAAGCCCCCGCCGAGTATGACGACGTCGGCGTCCTCGACGATCGGGTCGCGCTCTGTCACCGTCGTGTACGGGTCGACCTCGTAGAACTCGGCGAAGTCGCCGTCGAGTTCCAGGTACTGCGACGCACCTTCCGGGCGCAGGCGCTTGGCCCGTTCGGCGGCGTACTTCTCGCGGATCGCCGGGATGTCGATGTCGGTGGGCGTGTCGGTGGGCCCGCAGGCACTCTCGGTGGTCGTCATGTGGCTCCTTACTCGCGAATTCGGCGCGCTCGGCGACGCTGAGCGTCGCCAAGCGCGCCCGTTTCGCTAAATTTCTTGGGGTTCGCCGGTGCCCATGTACTTGGCCAGCTGGGTGTGCAGGTTGACGGTGCTGCGTTCGCGGTACGGGTTGGGCAGCGTGCCGGGAAAGCCTGCCGACTTCATGCCCTGCTGCACCGCCGCCATGTTGGAGAAGTCCTGGGGCAGCACCGACAGCCAGTTCGGGGAATCCTTGGGTGTGTACTGCCACTCCGTCTGCGGCTCCTGCCCTTTCGGGTACAGCTCGAAGACCGCCACCTCGAAGATGCACTTGTCCGGGTGATAACTCGGATCCGGTCGGGCCGAGTAGCACAGCGCGCTCGTCAGGCCCTGTCCCACCTGGAAATTCGGGAAGATCTGCCAGGCGGTGCCGCTCTGCCCCAGGATGTCCGGCGGGATGGTCGGCCAGATCACGCCGCGCTCCTCATCGTCGCGGCGTGCCGAGGCCAGCCAGTGTTGCAGCACCTGATCGGCCGGCGTGCCCTCGGGCAGCTCGTCGACCAGTCGCTTGGCCGCGTTCACGAGGGTGTTCGTGGTGGTCGCGTTGGTCTCTTCCATCGTGTAGATCTGCATCTCGGCGGTCGAGATCCGCGGATCCCCGGTGCCGAGGCGGATCTTCGACTTTGTCTCATCCATCCCCTTGGGTGCGTCATAGCCGATATTGCTATGACGCCCTTGGGCTTTGGCCCAGCCTTTGAACTCGCCGAACTTGTTGAACTCGGGGTGCGTGGTGAACACGTGGTAGGTCTCGTTGAAGGCCTCCATCGCGACTTTCCAGTTGCAGTCGAAGTACAACCACTTGCGCCACTTGTAGCGCATGTTCTCCAGACCGAACGGGTCGAGGATCTTGGCGGCAGGCATCAGGTAGTCGCTCAGCGGCTCGCACTCGGGGTCCATGTTGACGAACAGCCAGCCGCCCCAGGTGTCCACCCGGACCGGGGCGAGGTGGGTGTTCTGCGGATTCAGCGCACCCTTCCAGTCGTCCTGTTCGCGGATGTGGGTGCAGGCACCGTCGAGGCCGTAGGTCCAACCGTGGAATCCGCAGGCGAACGACTTGCGCGCGCGACCCACCGCGTTCTTCGCACCGTCGGGCCTGTCGATCAGCTTGCGGCCGCGGTGCATGCAGACGTTGTGGTGTGCTGCAAACTCATTGGCGCCCGTCCGGACGACGATGATCGAGTCGTCGAGGATGTCGTAGGTCAGGTAGCTGCCCACCTCCGGGATCTCTTCCACGCGGCCGACCTGCTGCCAGACCTTGCGCCACAGCTTGTCGCGCTCGGCGCGGGCGTACTCCTCGCTGATGTAGGCGTCGACCGGGATCGTCGTCGGCTCGGACAGCTCCTCGGCGATCGTCCCCGTCGAGTCGTCCGGTTCGGCGTCGATCTCGATCGCGGCGTCGAGGTCGGATTCGGTGTGCGTCACGGGATCGTCCTTTCAGTGCCTGTCAATGCCTGTCAATGCCTGTCAATGCCTGCTGATGGCATCGCGGAACGACTCGTCTTTGAGGAACAGCGACGTGTTGTCGGCGCCCAGGTGAGTCCACTTGAGGTTGAGTCCGCCGTCGACGAGCAGCGTCTGGCCGGTGATGTAGCTCGACAGATCGGACAGCAGGAACAGGATTGCGCCGGCCTGTTCCTCCGGTGTGCCGCGCCGCCCCATCGCGATCGCGGTGCGGTCCCGTTCCGGATCCGCGTCGACATAGGTCGCCGACGCGGCGGTTTCGGTGACACCGGGCGCGACGGCGTTGACCCGGATGCCGTCCATGGCCAGCTCGACCGCCATGGTGCGCGTCATCGCCACCACGGCCGCTTTGGCCGTGCCGTAGGCGATGTGGAACGGAGCCGTGTTGAGGCCGCTGATCGAGGACACCGACACAATCGAGCCCGGATTGCCGTGGCTGCGGATTTCGGTGGCCACAGCCTGACTCATGAAGAAGGCCGTCTCGAGGTTGGCCGCGAACAACGAGCGCCAGTCGTCGCGGGTCACCCGGGTCGACGGCATCCAGGTGGCGGGTGCGGCGCCGCCGGCGATGTTGACCAACCCGAACAGCTGTGCGCCCGTCTGCCGCGCAGTTCCGCGCACCTGATCGAGCACCGTCGCGATGCCGTTGTCGGTGGATGCGTCCGCCGCCACCGGGATCACCTGCAGGCCCTGCTGCGCCAGCGGTGCGACGTGCTCGTCGAGGTTGTCCTGCGACCTGCTCACCGCGACGACGGTGGCCCCGGCTTCGGCGACAAGGCGCGTGACCGCGGTACCGATGCCGCCTCCGCCTGCCCCGGAGACGACCACGATGCGGCCGCCCAGGCTTACCGACACTCCGACCGTCACGTCAATTGTCCGGACAAATAATGGTGCTCTGCATATTGCAGAACACTATTCCGCAGCGCTTATGGCAGCGTCAAGACCGATCTCGCGGTCGGTTCGTCGCTATTGTCTGGACTAGTACGCCTTGCTAACGTCCGAACGCATGAACGCCAGGTACGTCGCGTCGAGCCTGTCCGCCGCACCAGGGTGGCGGCTGCACCGGGTGACCGAACCCAGCCGGTTGTTCGGCGCCAACGGCCTGCGGACCGGACCCGACGGACGCATCTACGTCGCGCAGGTGACCGGCAGCCAGATCAGCGCGCTGGACCTGTCCACCGGCGCGGTGGAAGCGGTGTGCGCCAAAGGTGGCGACATCATCGCCCCCGACGACGTGGCCTTCGGCGAGGACGGCACCCTGTTCGCGACCGAGGTGATGGACGGCCGGGTCAGCGCGCGCGACACCGCGGGGCGCACCCGCGTCCTGCGCGACGACCTACCCTGCGCGAACGGCATCACGGTGCATCAGGGCCGTCTGTTCGTCGGCGAATGCCGCGACGGCGGCCGGCTGATGGAACTGCCGCTCGACGGCGGTCCGCCGCGGATCCTGGTCGACAACCTGCCCTCGCCCAACGCGATGGAGGTGGGCCCGGACGGGCTTCTCTACTACCCCCTGATGACGGCCAACGAGATCTGGCGGGTCGACCCCGACCCGAACACGCACAGCGAACCCCAACGCGTCGCTGCCGACCTGGGCGTGCCCGACGCGGTGAAGTTCGACTCCGACGGCTACCTCGTCTCGACTCAAGTGGCCAGCGGTCAGGTGCTGCGCATCGATCCGCGGACCGGCGGCACCACCGTCATGGCGCAACTGACTCCCGGCCTGGACAACCTGACGTTCGTCGGTGACCGGCTGTTCGCGTCCAACTTCACCGGCGAGATCACCGAAATTCTCTCTGGCGGCCGCACTTCCACCGTGCTACCGGCAGGGCTGAACTGGCCGCTCGATCTGACCGTGTCGAACGGCAGACTCTACGTGGCCGATGGCACCTACTTCTACGTCGTCACCCCCGACGGCGGCCTGCAGACCGTCGGCATGCTGTTCTCCCCCGGCTATCCCGGGTTCATCCGCGGAGTCGACGCCGTCGACGGTGCGTTCGTCGTGACGACATCGGGCGGCCACGTCGCCCGCTACCGACCCGACACCGGTGAGACCGATTTCCTGGCAACAGATTTCGATCAGCTCTACGGGGTAGCGGCGACTCCCGACGGCGCCGTCGTGTTCGCCGAGCTGGGAACCGGACGTGTCCACCGCCTTCGATCGGGCGTGGTGGAGACGCTGGCCGCCGGGCTGCAGGATCCCGTCGGTATCGCCATCGACCCCGACGGACTGCCCCTGGTGGCCGAAGCCGGCGCTGGTCGGGTGGTGCGGCTGCGCCCGAACGGGGTGGACACCGTGCTGGACGGCCTGGAGCGGCCGCAGGGACTGCACGTGCGCGGCGGACGGCTCTACATCGTCGACGCCGGCGCCAAGGAGCTCGTCGAATTCGACCTGGACAGTGCGGCGCGCAGCATCATTGCCACCGGACTTCCCGTCGGGCCTCCCCCCGGGGTGGAACCGAAACCGCTGAAGGGCATGCCACCGTTCTCGGGCCCACAGGGGCCGTTCGCCGGTGTCACGTCCGGACCGGACGGCACGCTGTACGTCTCGGCGGACGGCGACGGCAGCGTGCTGGCGGTGCGACGGATATGACCGCGACGGCAGGCGACCACCGCTACCTGCAGGTGGCGCGCACACTGCGGAAGGAGATCGTCGACGGCGTGTACCCGGTGGGGTCCCAACTGCCCACCGAACATGAACTGTGCGAACGCTTCTCGGTGAGCCGCTACACGGTGCGTGAGGCACTGCGCAGACTTCGTGACGACAACCTGGTCGCGTCCCGTCCACGGGCCGGCACCCTGGTGGTTCCGCGCCCGAGTACCAGCTCATACGCCCAGGACGTCATGTCGATCGACGACCTGCTGGCCTTCGCCCAGGGTGCCCGCTTTGCGATCGAGACCAACGCGATGGTGACCGTCGACGCCACCCTGGCCCATCGCACCGGCCTACCGGTGGGCACGACGTGGCTTGCGGCAAGTGGATACCGGCGGATCGACGAGGACACTGCGCCGGTCTGTCGCACGGAGTACTACATCAACCGCAGCTTCGCCTCGGTCGGCCGACTGTTGCAGCGACACACCGGGCCCATCTTCCCCCTCATCGAGGATCTGTTCGGGGTCACCATCGTCGAGGTGCACCAGGAGATCTCCGCGGTGGCGCTCGACGCCGAGTTGGCGGAGCGGCTGGAGGTCGAGGCGGGCAGCGTCGGTCTGCAGCTGCAGCGCGCCTACACGACCTCGGATGGCGAGATCGCCCAAGTCACGGTCAACACGCATCCGTCGTCGAGATTCCGGCACGCGATGACGATGCGGCGCGTCAGGGACACCCGGTGACGACGCTGGCCGATGCACTTCGAGACGCCGCGACCACGACTCCGGACCGGGCACTCGTCCGCGACGGCGACGTCACGCTGTCATGTGCCGACCTGCTGGATCGCTCGACGCGACTGGCCCACGCACTCCTGCGGCGAATGCCGGTCGGCAGCGTGGTGTCGCTCATGGTGCCCAACTGGCATGAGGCCGCAGTCATCTACCTCGGCGCCACGCTGGCGGGCATGGTGGTCAACCCCATCCTGCCGTCGCTGCGCGACCACGAGCTCACGTTCATCCTCGCCGACGCACACAGCCGGGCGATCTTCATCCCTGAGACGTTCGGCGGCCATGACTACGCCGCGATGCTGACGCGGGTGGCCGCCGAGCTGCCGTCGCCGCCCGAGGTCGTCGTGGTGCGTGGGACCGGCACCTTCGACGCAGTGCTCGGCGAGCCGGGGGGCGGCGAGCTGCCAGTCCTGGACCCCGGCGCCACCAGCATGATCCTCTACACCTCGGGCACCACGGGGCGGCCGAAAGGTGTTCTGCACAACCATCACTCCCTGCATGCACTGATCGCCCAACTCGGCAGGTACTGGCGCATCGAGCCGGGCGACACCTTTCTGGTGCCGTCGCCGATCGCGCACATCGGCGGGTCGATCTACGCGTTCGAGTGTCCGCTGCTGCTGGGCACGCAGGCCGTTCTCATGCAGCGCTGGGACGCCGACACCGCTGTCGCGCTGATGCTCGAGCACCGATGCACCCACATGGCCGGTGCCACGCCCTTCCTGTCGGGGCTGCTGGCGGCAGCACAGCGCGCCGGTACCCGACTGCCCGACCTCAAGGTCTTCATCTGTGGCGGCGCTTCGGTTCCGCCGTCGCTGATCCGCTCTGCCGCAGACTATTTCGAGCACGCCCTGGTGACGCGGGTGTACGGGTCCACGGAGGTGCCGGTGACCACCGTGGGCTCGCTGGACGACATCGACCGCGCCGCCGACACCGACGGAAGACCGGGGATCGCCGAGGTCACGCTCGTCGACGGTGAAATCCGTGCCCGCGGACCCCAGATGCTCACCGGGTACCTCCACGCCGAGGACAACCGCGGGGCGTTCGACGAGGTGGGCAACTTCTGCACGGGCGATCTCGGACGCTGGACCGATGACGGCCATCTGGTGGTGACGGGCCGCGCGAAGGACATCATCATCCGCAACGGCGAGAACATCTCTCCCAAAGAGGTGGAGGACATTCTGATCACGCATCCGCACATCATCGATGTCGCGGTCGTCGGCGTGCCCGACCCGCGGACGGGTGAACGGGCGTGCGCGGCAGTGGTCGCCGCGCAACCGCCGGGTCCCGACGTCGCGGAACTGCGCGACTATCTGGACAGGCATGGTGTCGCGAAGTTCAAAGCGCCCGAACGCGTGGTGCTCTTCGATGCACTGCCCAAGAACTCCGCGGGCAAGGTGCTCAAGCACCGGATCAAAGCTGAACTGGCAGAGGAGTTGTGACATGCAGGTTGCCATCGTCACCGGAGCGAGCAGTGGCATCGGGTTCGGCTGCGCCACGAAGCTCGCCGAGCAGGGCATGGCGGTAATCGGCACCGGCCGCGACCCAGACCGGCTGAGCGCCCTCGAGGAGTCCATCGACCCCGACCGGATCGCCACCGTTGCCGTCGACCTCACCGACGACGATGCGCCGCAGCGCATCGTCGCTGCCGCCCTCGATCGCTTCGGGCGCATCGACTACCTGGTCAACAACGCCGGGGTCGGCAGCCCCAAACCCCTGCACGAAACCGACGACGAATCACTCGACTACTTCCTGAACCTCATGCTGCGGGCGCCGTTTCGGCTGGCGCGCGACGTCGTCGGCCACATGGCGCCGGGCTCGGCGATCATCAACGTGACATCGACCTTCGCCGTCGTGGGTGGGCTGCGCGGCGGAGCGTACTCGGCGGCCAAGGGCGGGCTGACGTCCCTGACCACCCACATCGCCTGCCAGTACGGGGCACAGGGCATCCGCTGCAACGCCGTGGCCCCCGGCGTGACCCTGACCCCGATGGTGGCCACCCGCCTCGAGGACGAGCGATTCCGCAAGATCAACACCGAGATGACACCGCACGAGCGGCTGGGCCGGGTTGAGGACATCGCCTCGACGGTGGCCTTCCTGTGTTCCGACGGCGGCAGTTTCATCAACGGGCAGACCATCGTCGTCGACGGCGGGTGGAGCTCGACGAAGTACCTGTCGGACTTCGCGCTCAATGCCGAGTGGATCCCGCGCGAGCCTCCGGCATGAACCTGTTCGCCCTGCTCGACCAGACCGCGGCGCGCCACGGCGACCGCGGCGCGGTGTATCACGGCCTGCACCAGGTCCATACGTGGGCGGGGCTTCGGGAGCGGGCCTTGCGGCTGGCCGGATCGTTGCGAGAGTTCGGGGCCGGCGCGCGGATCGCGGTGGCAAGTGAGAACACGACGGAGATCGTCGAGCTGATGTTCGGAATCTGGGCTGCCGAATGCGTGTTCGTCCCGGTGAACTACAAGCTGCATCCGCGGGAGATGGAGCAGATCCTCGATGACGCCGGTGTCGCGCTGGTGTTCGCGTCCTCGAAGATCGCCGCGCAGCTGAGCCCGCTGATCTCGGTGCCGACGGAGACGATCGGCGGCTCCGGGTACCAAAGCCGCTGCACCGCAGCCCAGTCGGCCGTACCCCGGAACACCGACCCAGCGTCACTGGCTTGGCTGTTCTACACCAGCGGAACCACGGGTCGCTCGAAGGGCGCGA includes the following:
- a CDS encoding aromatic ring-hydroxylating oxygenase subunit alpha encodes the protein MTHTESDLDAAIEIDAEPDDSTGTIAEELSEPTTIPVDAYISEEYARAERDKLWRKVWQQVGRVEEIPEVGSYLTYDILDDSIIVVRTGANEFAAHHNVCMHRGRKLIDRPDGAKNAVGRARKSFACGFHGWTYGLDGACTHIREQDDWKGALNPQNTHLAPVRVDTWGGWLFVNMDPECEPLSDYLMPAAKILDPFGLENMRYKWRKWLYFDCNWKVAMEAFNETYHVFTTHPEFNKFGEFKGWAKAQGRHSNIGYDAPKGMDETKSKIRLGTGDPRISTAEMQIYTMEETNATTTNTLVNAAKRLVDELPEGTPADQVLQHWLASARRDDEERGVIWPTIPPDILGQSGTAWQIFPNFQVGQGLTSALCYSARPDPSYHPDKCIFEVAVFELYPKGQEPQTEWQYTPKDSPNWLSVLPQDFSNMAAVQQGMKSAGFPGTLPNPYRERSTVNLHTQLAKYMGTGEPQEI
- a CDS encoding SDR family NAD(P)-dependent oxidoreductase — encoded protein: MTVGVSVSLGGRIVVVSGAGGGGIGTAVTRLVAEAGATVVAVSRSQDNLDEHVAPLAQQGLQVIPVAADASTDNGIATVLDQVRGTARQTGAQLFGLVNIAGGAAPATWMPSTRVTRDDWRSLFAANLETAFFMSQAVATEIRSHGNPGSIVSVSSISGLNTAPFHIAYGTAKAAVVAMTRTMAVELAMDGIRVNAVAPGVTETAASATYVDADPERDRTAIAMGRRGTPEEQAGAILFLLSDLSSYITGQTLLVDGGLNLKWTHLGADNTSLFLKDESFRDAISRH
- a CDS encoding SMP-30/gluconolactonase/LRE family protein; this encodes MNARYVASSLSAAPGWRLHRVTEPSRLFGANGLRTGPDGRIYVAQVTGSQISALDLSTGAVEAVCAKGGDIIAPDDVAFGEDGTLFATEVMDGRVSARDTAGRTRVLRDDLPCANGITVHQGRLFVGECRDGGRLMELPLDGGPPRILVDNLPSPNAMEVGPDGLLYYPLMTANEIWRVDPDPNTHSEPQRVAADLGVPDAVKFDSDGYLVSTQVASGQVLRIDPRTGGTTVMAQLTPGLDNLTFVGDRLFASNFTGEITEILSGGRTSTVLPAGLNWPLDLTVSNGRLYVADGTYFYVVTPDGGLQTVGMLFSPGYPGFIRGVDAVDGAFVVTTSGGHVARYRPDTGETDFLATDFDQLYGVAATPDGAVVFAELGTGRVHRLRSGVVETLAAGLQDPVGIAIDPDGLPLVAEAGAGRVVRLRPNGVDTVLDGLERPQGLHVRGGRLYIVDAGAKELVEFDLDSAARSIIATGLPVGPPPGVEPKPLKGMPPFSGPQGPFAGVTSGPDGTLYVSADGDGSVLAVRRI
- a CDS encoding GntR family transcriptional regulator, which codes for MTATAGDHRYLQVARTLRKEIVDGVYPVGSQLPTEHELCERFSVSRYTVREALRRLRDDNLVASRPRAGTLVVPRPSTSSYAQDVMSIDDLLAFAQGARFAIETNAMVTVDATLAHRTGLPVGTTWLAASGYRRIDEDTAPVCRTEYYINRSFASVGRLLQRHTGPIFPLIEDLFGVTIVEVHQEISAVALDAELAERLEVEAGSVGLQLQRAYTTSDGEIAQVTVNTHPSSRFRHAMTMRRVRDTR
- a CDS encoding AMP-binding protein; amino-acid sequence: MTTLADALRDAATTTPDRALVRDGDVTLSCADLLDRSTRLAHALLRRMPVGSVVSLMVPNWHEAAVIYLGATLAGMVVNPILPSLRDHELTFILADAHSRAIFIPETFGGHDYAAMLTRVAAELPSPPEVVVVRGTGTFDAVLGEPGGGELPVLDPGATSMILYTSGTTGRPKGVLHNHHSLHALIAQLGRYWRIEPGDTFLVPSPIAHIGGSIYAFECPLLLGTQAVLMQRWDADTAVALMLEHRCTHMAGATPFLSGLLAAAQRAGTRLPDLKVFICGGASVPPSLIRSAADYFEHALVTRVYGSTEVPVTTVGSLDDIDRAADTDGRPGIAEVTLVDGEIRARGPQMLTGYLHAEDNRGAFDEVGNFCTGDLGRWTDDGHLVVTGRAKDIIIRNGENISPKEVEDILITHPHIIDVAVVGVPDPRTGERACAAVVAAQPPGPDVAELRDYLDRHGVAKFKAPERVVLFDALPKNSAGKVLKHRIKAELAEEL
- a CDS encoding SDR family NAD(P)-dependent oxidoreductase, translating into MQVAIVTGASSGIGFGCATKLAEQGMAVIGTGRDPDRLSALEESIDPDRIATVAVDLTDDDAPQRIVAAALDRFGRIDYLVNNAGVGSPKPLHETDDESLDYFLNLMLRAPFRLARDVVGHMAPGSAIINVTSTFAVVGGLRGGAYSAAKGGLTSLTTHIACQYGAQGIRCNAVAPGVTLTPMVATRLEDERFRKINTEMTPHERLGRVEDIASTVAFLCSDGGSFINGQTIVVDGGWSSTKYLSDFALNAEWIPREPPA